A window of the Triplophysa rosa linkage group LG23, Trosa_1v2, whole genome shotgun sequence genome harbors these coding sequences:
- the nrros gene encoding transforming growth factor beta activator LRRC33, with protein MLVFGRPSVLLCHAVVSILVVLLLASGHPQAFSCRLIQSTALCNNCQLSTVPTHLPQQTEEIFLDRNLLKILQDGCLSRYPTLRTFSCANNHLRTVEENVFSESPLMENLNFADNELQYEHKQVAQSLSSLTQLKTLDLSGNGLTEDMVSLLVQNLSSLETLYLSRNAMLRLDESTFKGLHQLKELNAERNLLFEIDGAFDHMRKLERLNLAFNCLPCLVNFEMTQLRVLNASHNSIEWFITNQNINETFQLETLDLSDNHLLFFPFLPTRNHIQTLILSSNLIDFYQGFSNDSSLNWTTSVEYYNLGQNVGNITADLWSESLHGDLSHVKLLDLSENKVNYFPEGFIQRMPRLYWLKLRSNCLQSFSLTPEDLPVTVYELDVSKNRLTELRTSQHSISELNNLTHLNLSANDLQNLPPRIFSSLPSLTTVDLSHNQVGVCNSEESEYTSSSECVAWSNVVSLKHLYLSDCSIENIPSSAFKGLALTHLELSNNPYLQIKQESLASLSSTLKHLGLGNTGLRDFDFSPYSRLKSLNISKNSISELPASLMSLNLNLLDLRDNMLTTIPAEHAAMLAQRLQAVYMNGNAFNCCHLDWYKTFGEYKDINVVDLSEIICLDLNHRWHKVVLFDAVQCGNLNYEESIVWYILLCASVSLSIVGISVIYLLTFKPKMLPRVIKKRCWRPTSY; from the exons ATGCTGGTCTTTGGTCGTCCGTCCGTTCTGCTCTGTCACGCTGTGGTATCGATACTGGTGGTCCTGCTTTTAGCTTCTGGACATCCACAGGCCTTTTCCTGCAGACTC ATTCAAAGCACAGCTTTGTGCAACAACTGTCAGCTCTCCACAGTACCAACCCATTTACCACAGCAAACCGAGGAGATCTTTTTAGACAGGAACCTTCTAAAAATTTTACAGGATGGTTGCCTCTCGAGATATCCTACTCTTCGAACCTTCAGCTGCGCAAACAATCATCTCAGAACAGTTGAGGAGAACGTATTCTCAGAATCACCTCTTATGGAAAACCTCAACTTTGCAGACAATGAGCTTCAATATGAACACAAGCAGGTGGCCCAGTCTTTAAGCTCTCTGACCCAACTAAAGACTCTTGATCTTTCCGGTAATGGCCTCACGGAGGACATGGTGTCCTTGCTCGTACAGAATCTGTCCTCTCTTGAGACACTTTACTTGTCGAGGAACGCCATGTTGAGATTAGACGAGTCAACGTTTAAAGGCCTTCATCAGCTTAAAGAGCTGAATGCAGAGAGAAACTTGTTGTTTGAGATTGACGGTGCTTTTGATCACATGAGAAAACTCGAGAGGTTGAATTTGGCGTTCAACTGCTTGCCATGTTTGGTCAATTTTGAGATGACTCAGTTGCGGGTCTTAAACGCAAGCCACAATTCCATTGAATGGTTCATAACCAATCAGAATATAAATGAGACATTTCAACTGGAGACGCTGGATTTGTCCGATAACCATTTGCTCTTCTTTCCGTTCCTCCCGACACGAAACCACATCCAGACTTTGATTTTGTCCAGTAATTTAATAGACTTTTACCAAGGCTTTTCAAATGACTCGTCTTTAAACTGGACCACCAGTGTTGAATACTACAATCTTGGACAGAATGTGGGGAACATAACGGCGGATCTCTGGAGCGAAAGCCTCCACGGAGATCTCTCCCATGTGAAGCTCCTGGACTTGAGCGAGAACAAGGTGAACTACTTTCCTGAGGGATTTATTCAACGGATGCCACGTTTGTACTGGCTGAAGCTGAGAAGCAACTGCTTGCAGTCATTCAGTCTGACACCTGAAGATCTACCGGTCACCGTATATGAACTGGACGTTAGCAAAAACAGGCTAACCGAGCTCAGAACAAGCCAACACTCCATCAGCGAGTTAAACAACCTCACACATCTGAATCTGAGTGCCAATGACCTACAAAACCTTCCACCCAGGATATTTTCCAGTCTACCAAGTCTGACGACAGTTGACCTCAGTCATAACCAGGTAGGCGTATGTAATTCTGAAGAATCAGAATACACAAGCTCTTCAGAATGTGTTGCGTGGTCCAACGTGGTTTCATTGAAACACCTCTACCTTTCAGACTGTAGCATTGAAAATATCCCATCTTCAGCATTTAAGGGTTTGGCCCTCACACACCTTGAACTCTCCAATAATCCTTATCTGCAGATAAAACAGGAATCTTTGGCAAGTCTCAGTAGCACTTTGAAGCATTTGGGACTTGGCAACACAGGTCTCCGAGACTTTGACTTCTCTCCGTACAGCCGTTTGAAGTCTTTAAACATCTCGAAAAACTCAATATCAGAGCTTCCTGCATCACTGATGTCATTAAACCTAAATCTTCTGGACCTGAGGGATAATATGTTGACTACTATTCCAGCAGAACACGCTGCCATGTTGGCTCAGAGACTGCAAGCCGTTTATATGAATGGAAATGCCTTTAATTGCTGCCATTTGGACTGGTATAAGACGTTCGGGGAGTATAAAGACATCAATGTTGTTGATCTCTCCGAAATTATATGTTTGGATTTAAACCACAGGTGGCATAAAGTTGTGCTCTTTGACGCAGTCCAGTGTGGTAACTTAAACTATGAGGAATCAATCGTGTGGTACATTCTCCTCTGCGCATCAGTCAGCCTTTCCATTGTGGGCATCTCTGTTATTTACCTGCTTACTTTCAAGCCTAAAATGTTGCCTCGTGTTATTAAGAAGAGGTGCTGGAGGCCCACTTCCTATTGA
- the sh3glb1a gene encoding endophilin-B1a gives MDFNVKRFASDAGTLFSRAVQFTEEKLGQAEKTELDAHLENLLTRAECTKHWTEKILKQTEVLLQPNPNVRIEEFLYEKLEKKAPTRMNNHELLGQSMLDSGNEFGPGAAYGSALIKCGETEKQIGGAEREFIQSSAINFLTPFRNFLEGDFKTILKERKLLQNKRLDLDAAKTKLKKAKMTDGRALAEQDLKMTQSEFDRQAEITRLLLEGISSTHAHHLRCLHDFVEAQMTYYAQCYQYMVDLQKQLGNFPSAFSSNNNQSAASSGASVSVPILPLSDPLPSNVGSASSGFTELHNFSGSRKARVLYDYDAESSNELSLLADEVIMVSCVPGMDSDWLMGERGTQKGKVPITYLELLN, from the exons atgGATTTCAATGTGAAGAGATTCGCTTCGGACGCTGGTACTTTATTCAGCCGGGCGGTGCAA TTTACAGAAGAGAAACTTGGCCAGGCTGAGAAGACGGAGTTAGATGCACATTTGGAGAATCTTCTCACCAGAGCCGAATGCACCAAACACTGGACAGAGAAGATTTTAAAGCAGACGGAAGTGTTACTGCAGCCAAACCCAA ATGTCCGAATAGAAGAGTTCTTGTATGAAAAACTGGAGAAGAAAGCCCCGACACGAATGAACAATCATGAACTTCTGGGTCAATCCATGCTCGACTCTGGGAATGAATTTGGGCCTGGAGCAGCCTATG GAAGCGCTCTGATAAAGTGCGGTGAGACAGAGAAGCAGATTGGAGGAGCCGAGCGAGAGTTTATTCAGAGCTCTGCCATCAATTTCCTCACGCCTTTCCGCAACTTTCTAGAGGGCGACTTCAAGACTATATTG AAAGAACGTAAACTTCTTCAAAACAAACGACTGGATCTTGATGCTGCCAAGACCAAACTGAAAAAAGCCAAAATGACTGATGGCAGAGCTCTG gcAGAACAAGATCTGAAGATGACACAGAGTGAgtttgacagacaggcagagatCACCAGGCTTCTTCTGGAGGGGATCAGCAGTACACAT GCACATCATCTTCGCTGTCTGCATGACTTTGTGGAGGCGCAGATGACATATTACGCCCAGTGTTACCAGTACATGGTAGATCTCCAGAAGCAGTTGGGAAA CTTCCCTTCGGCTTTCTCTTCCAACAACAACCAATCAGCAGCCAGCAGTGGGGCGAGTGTCTCAGTCCCCATCCTGCCTCTATCAGACCCTCTTCCTTCCAATGTAGGCAGTGCTTCTTCAGGTTTCACAGAGCTGCATAACTTCAGCGGGAGCCGTAAAGCACGGGTACTCTATGATTACGACGCCGAGAGCAGCAATGAACTCTCCTTATTGGCTGATGAG GTGATCATGGTGAGTTGCGTTCCCGGcatggattctgattggttgatggGAGAGCGTGGGACTCAGAAAGGAAAAGTGCCTATTACCTATCTGGAGCTGctaaattaa